The Flavobacterium sp. N2270 genome contains the following window.
TCAATTGATTTATTCAGTTTAATAACAGGTGAACAAACAGGAGGAGTTTGGACTAGAACAACAGGTACAGGCGGAACGTTTAACGCAGGCGCAGGAACATTTACACCTGCATCAGGCGCTACAACTAGTACATTTACTTATACTTTAACAGGAACAGCACCATGTGTTAATTCAACAAGTGTTGCTACAGTAAATATAAATCCACAGCCTAATGCAGGAACAAGTGGTTCAACAACGATTTGTGATAGTAGTGTAGGATCAATTGATTTATTCAGTTTAATAACAGGTGAACAAACAGGAGGAGTTTGGACTAGAACAACAGGTACTGGCGGAACGTTTAATGCAGGAGCAGGAACATATACACCTGCATCAGGCGCTACAACTAGTACGTTTACTTATACTTTAACAGGAACGGCACCATGTGTCAATTCAACAAGTGTTGCTACAGTAAATATAAATCCACAGCCTAATGCAGGAACAAGTGGTTCAACAACGATTTGTGATAGTAGTGTAGCATCAATTGATTTATTCAGTTTAATAACAGGTGAACAAACAGGAGGAGTTTGGACTAGAACAACAGGTACAGGTGGAACGTTTAATGCAGGAGCAGGAACATATACACCTGCATCAGGCGCTACAACTAGTACGTTTACTTATACTTTAACAGGAACAGCACCATGTGTTAATTCAACAAGTGTTGCTACAGTAAATATAAATCCACAGCCTAATGCAGGAACAAGTGGTTCAACAACGATTTGTGATAGTAGTGTAGGATCAATTGATTTATTCAGTTTAATAACAGGCGAACAAACAGGCGGAACATGGACTCAAAGTTCAGGTACAGGCGGAACGTTTAATGCAGGAACAGGGACATATACACCTGCATCAGGCGCTACAACTAGTACGTTTACTTATACTTTAACAGGAACAGCACCATGTGTCAATTCAACAAGTGTTGCTACAGTAAATATAAATCCACAGCCTAATGCAGGAACAAGTGGTTCAACAACGATTTGTGATAGCAGTGTAGCATCAATTGATTTATTCAGTTTAATAACAGGTGAACAAACAGGAGGAGTGTGGACTAGAACAACAGGTACAGGCGGAACGTTTAATGCAGGAACAGGGACATATACACCTGCATCAGGCGCTACAACTAGTACGTTTACTTATACTTTAACAGGAACGGCACCATGTGTAAATTCAACAAGTGTTGCTACAGTAAATATAAATCCACAACCTAATGCAGGAACAAGTGGTTCAACAACGATTTGTGATAGCAGTGTAGCATCAATTGATTTATTCAGTTTAATAACAGGCGAACAAACAGGCGGAACATGGACTCAAAGTTCAGGTACAGGCGGAATGTTTAATGCAGGCGCAGGAACATTTACACCTGCATCAGGCGCTACAACTAGTACATTTACTTATACTTTAACAGGAACAGCACCATGTGTTAATTCAACAAGTGTTGCTACAGTAAATATTAATCCACAGCCTAATGCAGGAACAAGTGGTTCAACAACGATTTGTGATAGTAGTGTAGGATCAATTGATTTATTCAGTTTAATAACAGGTGAACAAACAGGAGGAGTTTGGACTAGAACAACAGGTACAGGTGGAACGTTTAATGCAGGAGCAGGAACATATACACCTGCATCAGGCGCTACAACGAGTACGTTTACTTATACTTTAACAGGAACAGCACCATGTGTTAATTCAACAAGTGTTGCTACAGTAAATATAAATCCACAGCCTAATGCAGGAACAAGTGGTTCAACAACGATTTGTGATAGTAGTGTAGCATCAATTGATTTATTCAGTTTAATAACAGGTGAACAAACAGGAGGAGTGTGGACTAGAACAACAGGTACAGGCGGAACGTTTAATGCAGGCGCAGGAACATTTACACCTGCATCAGGCGCTACAACTAGTACATTTACTTATACTTTAACAGGAACAGCACCATGTGTTAATTCAACAAGTGTTGCTACAGTAAATATTAATCCACAGCCTAATGCAGGAACAAGTGGTTCAACAACGATTTGTGATAGTAGTGTAGGATCAATTGATTTATTCAGTTTAATAACAGGTGAACAAACAGGAGGAGTTTGGACTAGAACAACAGGTACAGGTGGAACGTTTAATGCAGGAGCAGGAACATATACACCTGCATCAGGCGCTACAACTAGTACGTTTACTTATGCTTTAACAGGAACAGCACCATGTGTCAATTCAACAAGTGTTGCTACAGTAAATATAAATCCACAGCCTAATACAGGAACAAGTGGTTCAACAACGATTTGTGATAGTAGTGTAGCATCAATTGATTTATTCAGTTTAATAACAGGTGAACAAACAGGAGGAGTGTGGACTAGAACAACAGGAACAGGTGGAACGTTTAATGCAGGAGCAGGAACATATACACCTGCATCAGGCGCTACAACTAGTACGTTTACTTATACTTTAACAGGAACAGCACCATGTGTTAATTCAACAAGTGTTGCTACAGTTAATATTTCACAATTGCCGACAGCTTCTATAAGTTACGCTCAACCTCAGTACTGTGTTTCAAACACATCTGAGTTAGTTATCATTAGTGGTACTGGAAATTATACCGGAGGGATATATTCGTCAACTACAGGATTGTCAATAAACATAAATACTGGGGAGATAAATCCAAGTTTAAGTACACCTGGAAATTATGTAGTTACTTATTCAATTCCTTCTAATGGAGCGTGTTCTTCTAATTCTGTTACAACAAGTGTTATTATATCTCCACGTCCAACAGTAACTTTTGTCAATAATACACCAAGTATTTGTTCAGGTTCTACAACGGATATTATTTTAACGAGTAATGTTGTAGGTGCTACATTTGCATGGAATGCAGTTGGAGCTCAGGTTAGTGGTTCATCAAGTGGAACAGGAAATACAATTAATCAATTATTAACAACTACATCTAACTCAGTTGGAGAAGTAGTTTATACCGTAATTGCTACAGCAAATGGATGTTCAGGAACACCAGTAGAGGTTAGGGTTCTTGTAAATCCTATTCCTGATGTTGTTGCTTCACCAACTTCAGATGTTATTTGTTCAGGAACACTAACTAATATTTCGTTTAGTGGTTCAATAGCAGGTACAGTATTTAATTGGACAGTAAGTCAGTCAGGCGTTATAGGAGCTACTTCAGGAAGTGGAACAAGTATTCAACAAGTATTGTCTACTACAAGTTTAACCACTTCAGGAACTGCCGTTTACACAGTTACACCAGTTTTAAATGGATGTCCAGGTACTTCAGTTACAGTGACTATAACCGTAAATCCAACACCAGAGATATTAGGAAATCCAACACATGCTCCAATTTGTAGTGGAGGATCAACAAATATTCCAGTATCAGCAATGGATCCAGCAACTGTTTTTAATTATACAGTTAATGCTGTAGGAGTAACAGGAGCATCAGATGGAACAATTGCATTTGGAGTTCCAATTGTACAACAATTGACTACAATTACAAATGTTGCGGGATATGTTGATTATACAATTATTCCAACATTAAATGATTGTTCAGGAACACCAATTGTTGTTCGAGTACGAGTTAATCCATTGCCAATACCAGTATTAGAAGATGGTGCTATTTGTGTTGATTCATCAGGAAATACATTCCAAACATATTATTTCCATACAGGTTTAAGTAATGCTACACATACCTTTGTTTGGTATTATGAAGGCGGTATTATCTCAGGAGCTACATCAACAAGTTATGAAGTAGATGATACATATGGAGCAGGGAGTTATTCTGTAATTGCAACAAATACTTTGACAGGATGTGTATCAGAGCGAGTATTCGGAACAGTAATAGAGACGAATCCGGCAACATCATTTACTACAACAGTAACCAATGCATTTACAGATAATGCTACAATTGTTGTAAGTGTTCCAGACGGAAATGGTACAATTATGTATCAGATAGATGATGAGGAATTACAATCGTCAAATATTTTCACTGGAGTAAGTGCAGGAGTTCATACTATTACAGTTGTAGATACTCAAGGATGTACTTATATGACCCAAACGGTTACAGTAATAGATTACCCAAAATATTTTACACCGAATGGAGATGGAATTAATGATAATTGGAATGTAATAGGCTTGAAGAATCAACCAGGAGCGAAGTTATACATCTTCGATAGATATGGTAAATTAATCAAGCAGATAAGTACTACTGGAGATGGATGGGACGGTACGTTTAACAATAAACAATTACCATCTACAGATTACTGGTTTACAATAGAATTTGATGAGAATGGACAACAGAGAGAATTTAAAGCTCACTTCTCATTGATTAGATAAAACAAGAAATTAAATAAAATAAAAAAGCAGTACCATTTGGTACTGCTTTTTTATATTTAGAATTAATTTTTATTTTAAAGTGTATTATACACTTTTAATGCTTCTTTTAAAATTTCAACAGAACGAACTAAATCCTCTTTCTTTAAAACATAGGCAATACGAACTTCGTCTAAACCAACGTTTGGAGAAGAGTAAAAACCAGCAGCAGGAGCAACCATAACCGTTTCTCCATTTAAATCATATGATTCAAGCAGCCATTGAGCAAAATCATTAGCGTTTTTGATAGGAAGTTTAGCAATACAATAAAATGCTCCTTTTGGTGTAGCGACCTGAACTCCTTCTATTTTTTTTAATTCAGAGATTAAGATATCTCTTCTTTCTTTATATTCTGAAATAACTTCATCAAAATAACTTTGAGGAGTATCTAAAGCAGCTTCACTTGCAATTTGAGCGTATGTAGGCGGACTTAATCTAGCTTGTGCAAACTTCATTGCGGCTGCCATTAAGTCTTTATTTTTAGAAACAATACAACCAATTCTTGCTCCACACATGCTGAATCTTTTTGATACAGAATCAATCATAATAGCATGATTTTCTAATCCAGCAACATTCATAACTGAAAAATGCTTGTAACCATCATAGGTAAATTCTCTATAAACTTCATCAGCAATTAAAAATAAATCATGTTTTTTTACAATTTCAGCTAATTGAGCAATTTCAGCTTCCGAATATAAATAACCAGTTGGATTACCAGGATTACAAATTAAAATTGCTTTCGTTTTGGAAGTAATTAATTTTTCAAAATCTTCAATTGGTGGTAATGCAAAACCAGTTTCAATTGTTGATATTACAGGAACTACATTAACACCAGATGCAACAGAAAAACCATTGTAGTTTGCGTAAAATGGTTCTGGAATAATAATTTCATCTCCAGCATCCATAGTACTTCCTAGAGCAAATAATAAAGCTTCAGAACCACCAGTTGTAATAATAATATTTTCAGTTTCTATTGGTAAATTTTGGTTTTTATAATATTGAGAAAGTTTTTCCCTATAACTTTCAAAACCTGCAGAATGAGAATATTCTAAAACTTCTAAATTTGCATTTTTAACAGCGTCTAATGCTACTTTGGGAGTTTTAATATCTGGCTGACCAATGTTTAAATGATATACTTTATTTCCTTTTTTCTTAGCAATTTCAGCATAAGGAACCAATTTCCTAATTGGCGATTCTGGCATTTGCACACCTTTTTGAGATATTTTTGGCATTTTGTTTGTTTTGATTAGCAAAATTGCAATTAATTTTAGAATTCTAAAAGCTAAATCATAATATTTCACACTTCATTTCATTTCGATTAATTATTTTCTTACATTTATATAAAGAGTAATAATGAAATTTCAAATTATAAAACTTATTTTGTTAACACTTTTTTCATTTCATTCAATGTCTTCTCAAATTGAATGGAATTCGAAAAAGGATAAAATTATTATTCCTTTTGAATTATCAAATAATTTAATAATTATTGATGTTTTAGTTAACAATGTAACTCTGAGTATGCTTTTAGATACGGGCTCAGATTTAAATGTACTGTTTAGTTATCCGGAAAATGATTCTATTGAGTTTTTTGAGACTCGAAAAATAAAATTAAAAGGTCTTGGTATTGGTCAAACTATTGATGCATATGTCTCAAATAAAAATAAACTCCAAATAAATGAGTTTACAAATAATGATTTTGAAGTATTATTAGTTACTGATAGTGATATTCATATTGTTAATAAGCTTGGATTGCCTATTAATGGGATAATTGGATATAGTTTTTTTAAAGATTATTTAGTTGAAGTTAATTATCAAAAACAAAAAATAATACTTCATAAGAACGAAAATATTTTAAATAAAAGAAAAATAAAAAAATACTCTAAAATTAAATTTGACCTTATAAATGATAAACCTTATGTAAGTTTAAATTCTAAATTAGATGAAAATTCATTTAAGCTTAAATTATTATTTGACACAGGTTTAGGAGATGGTTTATGGTTATTTGAGAACGATTCTATTAATTGTTCAAGAAAATATTTTTTAGATTTTCTTGGAAGAGGACTAGGCGGAGACATAAAAGGAAAACGTTCTAGAATTAATAAATTAAGTTTTTCTAATTATAACTTTAGTCAAGCATTAGTTTCTTTTCCTGATAGTTTATCCTTAAGTCAGTTAGATTTTGTTAAAAAAAGAAACGGATCATTAGGAGGTGAATTAATAAAGCGTTTCAACTGGTTTATTAATTATCAAACTCAAGAATTGTTCTTTAAGAAAAATAGTTATTATAACGATTCTTTTAATTACAATATGTCTGGGATAGAACTACATCATAATGGCATACAATGGATAAAAACCACACAGAGAAATTACAAGTTAAAAAACGCTAATAGTGGAAAAACTCATTTAAATCAATTATCTTCTAGTGATTTTATAAAATCTGAAGAAGCAATATATTTTGATGTAAAATATGAATTAAAACCAGTTTTTGAAATTTATGGAATTAGAGAAAATTCACCTGCGTATAAAGTTGGTTTAAAAGTTGGGGATATAATATTGAGTATAAATAATAAAAAAGCTTATCAGTATTCTATTCAAAAAATAACTAATTTATTTCAATCTGAAGAAGGAAAAGAAATAACAATAGAAGTTCAAAGAGAAGGACAAGTTTTAAAATTTAAATTCCAACTGGAGAAATTATTATAAAATAAAAAATCCCAATTTAAATCGGGATTTTTTTTATTTGTTACGATTGAGGAAAACTTTTCTTTTTCTCAAGCGGACTAACCACTTCTTTAACAATAACAGTTCCTTTTATTCTTAATGGCACCACACCATTTGGTTTATTAACTGCATTACTTTCAACGGTAATCGTTTTACTAATAGGACCTGGGTTCATATTGTATTGAACCGTAATTTTTTCTGATTGCCCAGGTAAAATAGGCTCTTTAGGCTTGCTAGGAACAGTACATCCACAACTCGATTTTACATTAGAAATAATCAAAGGAGCATCTCCAGTATTTGTAAATTCAAATACACGAATTCCATCATCAACACCTTTTACAACTTCACCATAATTAATGGTTTCTTCTTTAAATTCTATTTTTGCACCAGTTTGAGCATATGAACTAAAACTAATAACTAAAACAGTAATCAATCCAAGTAATTTTTTCATCATTTTTTTAATTAATAGGTTTCTGTAAATTTAATCACTTTCTCGCAAAGAACAAATATATAAATGCTTTTTTATTTTAGCTGATATCGTTACTTTTGCAAATAGTTAATTGCAAAAACAATACCAAACTTTAAATTTAATGCATTTGAAGCGAAAGGTTTGGCTTTTTTGGGATCCATTTTCCTGCTATTCGCGCTACAAGGTAGCAAGCTGCTATCAGGGCTATTTAGAAAACCATTTTCGTTTTTGTAAAACAAAATAATAAACAAATTAAATAAATTTAATAATGTCAATTCCAGCACAGTTTAATCCAAAAGAAGTAGAACAAAAATGGTACGATTACTGGATGAAAAATAACTATTTTCATTCAAAACCAGACAATAGAACTCCTTATACAATAGTAATTCCTCCACCAAACGTGACAGGAGTGCTGCATATGGGACACATGTTGAACAACACCATTCAAGATGTTCTAATTCGTAGAGCTAGACTTAAAGGATTCAACGCTTGTTGGGTTCCTGGAACAGATCACGCATCTATTGCAACCGAAGCAAAAGTAGTAGCAAAATTAAAATCGGAAGGAATAAACAAAGCCGATTTAACGCGCGAAGAATTTCTAAAACACGCATACGATTGGACTGACAAATACGGTGGAACAATTTTAGAGCAACTTAAGCAATTAGGATGTTCTTGTGATTGGGACAGAACGAAGTTCACTATGGACCCAGATATGTCTGCTTCTGTAATCAAATCTTTTGTGGATTTATACAACAAAGGCATGATTTACCGCGGTTACAGAATGGTAAATTGGGATCCAGAAGCGAAAACGACTTTATCTGATGAAGAAGTAATTCACGAAGAACGTCAAGGAAAATTATATTACATCAACTATAAAGTAGAAGGTTCAAACGATGTTTTAACCATTGCAACAACACGTCCGGAAACCATTTTTGGAGATACTGCCATTTGTATCAATCCTAATGACGAGCGTTTTTCACATTTAAAAGGTAAAAAAGCTATTGTTCCAATTTGTAATAGAGTGATTCCTATTATTGAAGACGAATACGTTGATATTGAATTTGGAACAGGTTGCTTAAAAGTAACTCCAGCTCACGATGTTAACGATAAAGAATTAGGGAACAAACACAATCTTGAAATCATCGATATTTTCAATGAAGATGCTTCGCTAAATAGTTTCGGATTACAATTTGAAGGTCAAGATCGTTTTGTAGCTCGTGAAAATGTTGCGGCAGCATTAGAAGAAACTGGAGTTTTAGTGAAAACTGAAATCCACATGAATAAAGTAGGAACTTCAGAAAGAACGAAAGCGGTTATCGAACCAAGATTATCGGATCAATGGTTCTTAAAAATGGAAGAATTGGTAAAACCTGCCATCAAAGCGGTTTTAGAAACAGAAGAAATTAAGTTATATCCAAGTAAATTCAATAATACATACCGTCATTGGTTAGAAAATATCAGAGATTGGAATATTTCGCGTCAACTTTGGTGGGGACAACAAATTCCAGCGTATTTCTATGGTGACGGTAAAGAAGATTTCGTAGTTGCAGAAAATATTGAAGAGGCTTTAATTTTAGCCAAAGAAAGAACAGGAAACGCTGCTTTAACCACTGCCAACTTAAAGCAGGATGCGGATGCATTAGACACTTGGTTCTCTTCATGGTTATGGCCAATGGCTGTTTTTGGTGGGATTTTAGATCCAGAAAATGAAGAATTCAACTACTATTATCCAACAAATGATTTAGTAACAGGTCCAGATATTTTATTTTTCTGGGTAGCTCGTATGATTATTGCAGGATACGAATACACCGATAAAAAACCATTTAATAATGTGTATTTAACAGGTTTAGTTCGTGATAAACAACGTCGTAAGATGTCAAAATCATTAGGGAATTCACCTGATCCATTAGAATTAATTGAAAAATTTGGAGCTGATGGCGTTCGAGTTGGATTACTTTTAAGTGCTTCAGCCGGAAACGACATTATGTTTGATGAGGAGTTATGTAACAACGGTAAAGCTTTCGCTAATAAAATTTGGAATGCCTTTAGATTAATTAAAGGTTGGGAAGTAGCAGATATTGCACAACCAGAGGCATCTAAAATCGCAATCGATTGGTACGAAGCCAAGTTGCAACAAACATTAGCGGAAATTGAAGATAACTTTGAAAAATACAGATTATCAGATGCTTTAATGAGTATTTATAAATTGGTTTGGGACGATTTCTGTTCTTGGTTCTTAGAAATTATTAAACCAGGTTACCAACAACCAATTGATAGAGCTACTTTTGATAAAGCCATCGAATTGTTAGAAGCTAATTTGAAATTATTACATCCATTCATGCCTTTCTTAACGGAAGAAATTTGGCAACATATTGCTGAAAGAACTCCAGAGCAAGCGTTGATTATTTCAGAATGGCCGACCATGAAAGATACAAATGCAAATTTAATTACTGAATTTGATTTTGCAGCTGAAGTTATTTCTGGAATTAGAACCATTCGTAAAGAGAAAAACATTTCGTTTAAAGATGTTATCGATTTAAAAGTAATCAATAATGAAAAAGTAGCGACTACTTTTGATGCAGTTATTCTTAAGTTAGGTAATGTTGAAAGTTTAGAATACGTTAATGAAGCAGTTGATGGAACTTTAACTTACAGAGTAAAATCGAATGAGTACTTTATTCCTATTGCTGGAAATATTGATGTAGCTGCAGAAATTGAAAAATTAGAAGCTGAATTGAAATACACACAAGGTTTCTTAAAATCGGTTCAAGGAAAATTAAATAATGAAAAATTTGTGGCTGGTGCACCAGAACAAGTTATTGCAAACGAAAGAAATAAAGAAGCTGATGCTTTAGCTAAGATTGCTACAATTGAACAAAGTTTGGCTAGTTTAAAATAAACGTACTGTCATTCTGAACTTGTTTCAGAATCTCAATAAAAAAAGGACAATCGATAAGATTGTCCTTTTTTATTTTATTTATTAAGCTTTTTATATTGTCGTAATAAGGTTTTAAGCTGTCGGTTTGAAGTTACATCAATGTCAATATCTGATAGTAAATGATTGAATTTAAAATTAGCTTGAAATTTATTTTTAGTCAATTCTTTCGCAAGTTTATCTAATTCACTTCTTAAAGCACGTTTTTCTTCTTCCATAATTCCAAAACTTACAAACTTATCTTTAAAATCTCTTCGAAAAGTGGTAGTGTTAAAAGGAATAGAATGAAGCATTCGCATTTGTTGCATCGATTTTAAATCTAAAGTTGCAATAATTTTATCGGCAATATTTTGAATTTCTTTGTGATGCAAGTTCGTTGTATCATTTGAAAGTAATACTTCTGGTTTTAGATGGTCTTTAGAAATTATTTTTTTGTTTTTGGTTTCCGTTTTTACTGAATTTTTAACTTTCATGTAACCACTACCAAAACATTTTTCACATTTCGGATTTAAACCTTCGCAAGAACAAACTTGATATGACATAATTAATTGTTTTCTAAAGTTTTCCGAATCTTCTTCAACTAGATTCGTAATTTTGGGCGAAGATACAAAAAGCGATATTAGTACAATAAAGGTTTTTAAAATAAAAACGGACAACTAAAGTGTTGTCCGTTTTCTATTTATTAATGTCCGCGCATTTTCTCAAAAGTATTATCAAGTGAGCGTTTTACTTTAACAATTGCTTCATTAAACGCTTTTTCTGATTTATCAGCATGAGTTGTAACAGCAATAGGGCTTTTTCCTTCAACTCTAACCTCAATAAGGCAACGTTTGTCGTTTTTACCAAATTTATCTCCATTTTCATCTCCAAAATGTACTTCAACTCGTGTTACTTTATTATCAAAGCGAGCAAATTCTTTTTTTACTTCTTCAGAGAAAAATTCATTCATTCTACTGTAACCTTCAATATGTTTATCGGTGTTAATTTGTACAATCATATAGTTTAAATATTAGATTAATAATTAATTGAATTTACGAATTTTCATTCAAAACAACAAATTTTTCATTGAGATTAACTTTATTTTATAATACTTTATTTACTTTCCATTTCATATTCTAAAATATCTCCAGGCTGACATTCTAATGCTTTGCATATCGCTTCTAGTGTGCTGAATCGAATTGCTTTAGCTTTTCCAGTTTTTAATATAGAAAGATTTGACAATGTTAATTCTACCTTTTCTGAAAGTTCATTTAACGACATTTTTCGTTTTGCCATCATTACATCTAAGTTTACAATAATTGCCATAACTTATATAGTTAGTTCGTTTTCGTTTTGAATTTCAATACCTTTCTTAAAAATTTGAGCAATTATATAAATTACTGCTGCCATTAAAATAAATGCTTCACTGTCTGCCCAAAACTGATTTAAGTTATTTGTAACAAAACCATAATGTATTAAGTTTTTTGCAGATTGTTGTCCGATGTGACTTATAAGTCCAATTGAAAATGTATAATAACTAATTTGTAAAATTTGTTTTGAAGCAAAATTGTTGAACGGTTTTGATAAATCAATTTTGGTAACCAGATTAGCAACTACATAAAATAAGACTGCTTTTAAAATTGAAATAAAGAGAATAAAACTATACATACTATAAAAAATCCATTTGTTGCTTTCATACATTTCACTCAAATCTAATTTTTGATATAGATTTTGGACAAAATCTGGTTTGTAAATGCTGAAAAAGAAATTAACCACTAAGCCTCCTGCTTCAATACACAGACCAACAAATATGATCCAAGCTACAATTGTTAAGGCTTTAAATACGAAGTTGTTTGTTTTTGTCATAATCGATTATGATTTAAAATAAAGGTCAAAAATAATAAATATTTATTGATAAACAATAAAAATTAATTATTTATTAAAAAAAAATCCTGATGATGAATCAGGATTTTTAATGTTTACTAATGATCTATTTTCTAAATACTTTCTACAAAATCTAAAAAGACTTTTTTGTGTAATTCTAAATCCATATTGGCAGAAAGTGCCACACGAGCAATATAATCTTTGTCGCCTTCTTTTGTAGTTCCTTGTGTAGAAGTTGCAGGAATAGTCCAATAACACCCTTTTAATTGTCCGTAACTAACACAATATTTACTTTCATTAGGAATTTCAGTAATCATTAAGTTAATCAACTTAAGATTCAACGCTCTTTTATACGTTTCTCTTTCTTCATCGGTAGCTCCTTTTGTTGGAAGATCTAATGAAAATACAGATGGTGTAAATCCTTGTGCCGCTAATTCTTCAGATACGAAATTGATTTTAGCCGTTGGTAATTTTTCATGAATGAAATTTACAAACTCGCGCGTGTTTTTATACGCATCGTTAATTCGTTGATTCATTGAAGGCAATTGTTCTGCTAAAATTTCATACTGTAGCGGAGTAGCTTCATTATCACAAAGTAATAAATGCTTTTCTATTTTTTCAATTAAGGCTTCGGCTTTTTTATTTCCTACACAGTAACCAGAAGTACATTTTCCGCCACTAGGAAACTTAGAACCACTTGCAAACGAAATGGTTTTAACGCTTGAAAGCATATCATCTTCTCCTAAAAAGTGTACATTAGGGCAAAACGTTTGATCTAAAATAAAAACAGGTTCAATGGCAGTTGCTCCATTTGCAGTAGTACGCTTAGCGCTTAAAACTTCTTTTAAATGCAAAAGATTTGGAACTTCAA
Protein-coding sequences here:
- a CDS encoding T9SS type B sorting domain-containing protein, with amino-acid sequence MKKKYLLVLGIVLLFDFSLYSQTYTMANGANGTKTTCSGTFRDGGGTGNYAASQNSTITFCPTTPTDKIRVSFTAFDTESGFSSCYDYLDLWHANAVGAAGTQSDRFCGTLGAFVVTSTSPDGCVSFRFISDGSFQYAGWTATISCVTPCVPPTAALVNSSNVSICSSNSLNPGSTTVAFDASNSTTPSGSLVRYEWDWGDGTTNITTTPTTNHTFPTTGGLYLVRLRVRNNNFATDPLGCLSSNSVTRTVRVMPTPLFTGTSGTPVSVNCGSSITLDGQALSQTIVQSTPSVISGPINLPDGSGSSYNSTLDFSGLFPPGATMTAGCYPTVTFDMEHSYTGDLDITLISPTGESVLLFDQHAPSFPGHFGACSNGATDGVAGCPATYSVVNTGGASWTAVASTTAAPPTVNGTCAYTGVCETGGGYYIPQTYTSTTPFTALNGAALNGVWTLRVTDNISSDDGVLSNWSLTFPSSCYANLLSETPDLVTATWSHSGTGPAVPAQTTTNVVVNNPGPSCPAPGPCVGNELSNDINLGPFTTAGAFTYTFTVTDEYGCQYNRNVVVNVTAVCPTATITYTGAPFCSSIATAQSVTLSGTGPYTGGTFSSTAGLSINSSTGAITPSTSIPGTYTVTYTIPSSSCCASVVTATTSVTIGAAPTATINYSTPFCTSSTSAQTVTLSGTGSYTGGTFSSTAGLSINSSTGAITPSTSTAGTYTVTYTIPASAGCTAVIVTTSITINPQPNAGTSGSTTICDSSVASIDLFSLITGEQTGGVWTRTTGTGGTFNAGAGTYTPASGATTSTFTYTLTGTAPCVNSTSVATVNINPQPNAGTSGSTTICDSSVASIDLFSLITGEQTGGVWTRTTGTGGTFNAGAGTYTPASGATTSTFTYTLIGTAPCVNSTSVATVNINPQPNAGTSGSTTICDSSVASIDLFSLITGEQTGGVWTRTTGIGGTFNAGAGTYTPASGATTSTFTYTLTGTAPCVNSTSVATVNINPQPNAGTSGSTTICDSSVASIDLFSLITGEQTGGVWTRTTGTGGTFNAGAGTFTPASGATTSTFTYTLTGTAPCVNSTSVATVNINAELAPVITCGSATTSAVEFNWTAVTGATGYNISYQINSGTIVNAGAIGNVLTYTVSGLVPGDNVTLTLTPTGGTGTCFTFSTLICTSNNCTPPTAIINYSTPFCTSTTSAQTVTLSGTGSYTGGTYSSTAGLSINSSTGAITPSTSTAGTYTVTYTIPASAGCSAVIVTTSITINAQPNAGTSGSTTICDSSVASIDLFSLITGEQTGGVWTRTTGTGGTFNAGAGTFTPASGATTSTFTYTLTGTAPCVNSTSVATVNINPQPNAGTSGSTTICDSSVGSIDLFSLITGEQTGGVWTRTTGTGGTFNAGAGTYTPASGATTSTFTYTLTGTAPCVNSTSVATVNINPQPNAGTSGSTTICDSSVASIDLFSLITGEQTGGVWTRTTGTGGTFNAGAGTYTPASGATTSTFTYTLTGTAPCVNSTSVATVNINPQPNAGTSGSTTICDSSVGSIDLFSLITGEQTGGTWTQSSGTGGTFNAGTGTYTPASGATTSTFTYTLTGTAPCVNSTSVATVNINPQPNAGTSGSTTICDSSVASIDLFSLITGEQTGGVWTRTTGTGGTFNAGTGTYTPASGATTSTFTYTLTGTAPCVNSTSVATVNINPQPNAGTSGSTTICDSSVASIDLFSLITGEQTGGTWTQSSGTGGMFNAGAGTFTPASGATTSTFTYTLTGTAPCVNSTSVATVNINPQPNAGTSGSTTICDSSVGSIDLFSLITGEQTGGVWTRTTGTGGTFNAGAGTYTPASGATTSTFTYTLTGTAPCVNSTSVATVNINPQPNAGTSGSTTICDSSVASIDLFSLITGEQTGGVWTRTTGTGGTFNAGAGTFTPASGATTSTFTYTLTGTAPCVNSTSVATVNINPQPNAGTSGSTTICDSSVGSIDLFSLITGEQTGGVWTRTTGTGGTFNAGAGTYTPASGATTSTFTYALTGTAPCVNSTSVATVNINPQPNTGTSGSTTICDSSVASIDLFSLITGEQTGGVWTRTTGTGGTFNAGAGTYTPASGATTSTFTYTLTGTAPCVNSTSVATVNISQLPTASISYAQPQYCVSNTSELVIISGTGNYTGGIYSSTTGLSININTGEINPSLSTPGNYVVTYSIPSNGACSSNSVTTSVIISPRPTVTFVNNTPSICSGSTTDIILTSNVVGATFAWNAVGAQVSGSSSGTGNTINQLLTTTSNSVGEVVYTVIATANGCSGTPVEVRVLVNPIPDVVASPTSDVICSGTLTNISFSGSIAGTVFNWTVSQSGVIGATSGSGTSIQQVLSTTSLTTSGTAVYTVTPVLNGCPGTSVTVTITVNPTPEILGNPTHAPICSGGSTNIPVSAMDPATVFNYTVNAVGVTGASDGTIAFGVPIVQQLTTITNVAGYVDYTIIPTLNDCSGTPIVVRVRVNPLPIPVLEDGAICVDSSGNTFQTYYFHTGLSNATHTFVWYYEGGIISGATSTSYEVDDTYGAGSYSVIATNTLTGCVSERVFGTVIETNPATSFTTTVTNAFTDNATIVVSVPDGNGTIMYQIDDEELQSSNIFTGVSAGVHTITVVDTQGCTYMTQTVTVIDYPKYFTPNGDGINDNWNVIGLKNQPGAKLYIFDRYGKLIKQISTTGDGWDGTFNNKQLPSTDYWFTIEFDENGQQREFKAHFSLIR